The following proteins are co-located in the Trichormus variabilis 0441 genome:
- a CDS encoding glycosyltransferase family 2 protein: MPKISVIIPAYNAERTILETINSVLQQTFSDLEIIVINDGSTDRTVEVLQNVDDARLKVYSYENSRASGARNHGISHAVGDFISFLDADDLWTPDKLELQLAALNHHPEAGVAYSWTYTIDDKGELLKPFEPLYEGNIYTDLLLANFLTNGSNPLIRKAAIASVGEFDTTLRSGEDWDYWLRLAYKWPFVVVKQHQVLYRRSVTSKSFKLQIIREASLAILDKAMKVLPLESQYLKNHSLSNIYRYNVELYLDSIDNNGTVDIKYVIGNLLGYIRSRPQTIKEIYTYKLIIKISLVIVLSPKLMSRLLQFIKKSKQIKNLQVQP; encoded by the coding sequence ATGCCTAAAATATCTGTAATTATTCCCGCCTATAATGCTGAGCGCACAATTTTAGAAACGATTAACTCAGTTCTACAACAAACATTCTCAGATTTGGAAATCATTGTGATCAATGATGGATCTACAGACAGAACAGTAGAAGTTTTACAAAATGTTGATGACGCGCGCTTGAAAGTTTATTCATATGAAAATAGTAGAGCTTCTGGCGCTCGCAATCATGGCATTTCTCACGCAGTAGGAGATTTTATAAGTTTTCTTGATGCTGATGATTTGTGGACACCGGATAAGCTTGAATTACAATTAGCTGCTTTAAATCATCATCCAGAGGCTGGTGTAGCCTATAGCTGGACTTATACAATTGATGATAAAGGAGAATTATTAAAGCCTTTTGAACCTTTATATGAAGGGAATATATATACAGATTTGTTATTAGCGAATTTTCTCACCAATGGCTCGAATCCTCTGATTCGTAAAGCAGCAATAGCATCGGTAGGAGAGTTTGATACTACATTGAGATCAGGTGAAGATTGGGACTATTGGTTGCGCTTGGCATATAAATGGCCTTTTGTTGTAGTCAAACAGCATCAAGTTCTTTATCGCCGTTCTGTTACATCCAAGTCATTCAAATTACAAATAATTCGGGAAGCTAGTTTGGCTATTTTAGATAAAGCGATGAAAGTACTTCCTTTAGAATCGCAATACCTGAAAAATCATAGTTTATCTAATATTTATAGATACAATGTAGAGTTATATCTAGACAGTATTGATAATAACGGAACCGTTGATATTAAGTATGTAATCGGCAATTTGCTGGGTTATATTCGCTCAAGACCCCAAACTATCAAGGAGATATATACATATAAGTTAATCATAAAAATTTCATTAGTTATAGTACTTTCCCCGAAATTGATGAGCCGTTTGTTGCAATTTATCAAAAAAAGTAAGCAGATAAAAAATCTCCAAGTACAGCCGTAG